Within the Candidatus Saccharibacteria bacterium oral taxon 488 genome, the region GGAAAACGCTCGAAGCCGGCTGAGTCAAAAAGAGATGATGGCGCGTTGTCAATCAGCCACGAGCGGCGGGGTAGCCTTGATGATGTGGCCAAGCAGACTCGGGCCGAAGAGCAGGATGCAGCGGCTCGTGTGGCCACGGCGCAGCTTGATCGCCTTCGAGCAGCGTCAGTGACGAGCGGACGGAGCAGTGCGCCATCGACATCGCAACCAATCAGTGCGTCGGTGTCGGCTGAGCCAGAAACGGCCACACCGCTCTTGGGTGGAACGCTAAACGCAACGACGGAGCGGGCGGCTGAGGATAAGCGCCGCGATCTTGACATTGATCAAAACAAGACTATTCTGCATCACGGCACCTATGTCGGTGCGTCGCGGCCAGCCCTCGGTGAATCGCCGTTGAATGCTGCCATGGGGAAGTCTGATGAACCACCGAGCGTTGACCCGTTTGCGACCACCAACAAAGACGAAGCGGTCATTGCCGCGCTAAAAGAGGAGACGCAGGCGCTGGCTGACAAGCAGACTCAATCTACCTCGCTGCCATCGCTACCAGATTCTGAGCGCGACGCCCGCGCGGCAATTACCGAGGCGCTGGCTGCTGCACCGCCGCTTGAATCTGCGGCTTCGCCCGCTCCGGTAGTTTCATCTTCGCCGCTACCGACAGTGTCGTCTGCTCCGGCTACGCTCGCTGATATTGAGTCTAATGTAATGCATGGCCTGCCACCGCTGCCTGATTTCTCTGACTTCTCAGGATCAGGTTTGCCACCGCTGCCACCAGCTCCGGTCGGTGCTGCAGACGGGGGGCTACCAGCGTTGAACACATCGCCTTCAGCACCGTCCGCCTCTACACAGCCGCGCACCTTTAATCCGTCCCAGTTCCAGATCCCGGGGCAAAAATAGCCCATGGACGAGGTGTTGCTCATTGATAAGCCGGCTGGCATGACCAGTTTCGGCGTGGTAGCGCGGCTGCGGCGAGTGCTCAGCCAGGCGGCGGGCAAGAAAGTGAAAGTTGGCCATACTGGTACGCTCGATCCGTTTGCTACGGGACTGATGATTATTGTGACGGGCAAGAAGTGTCGCGAGGCCGATACCTTTACCAAGCTCGATAAGTGGTATGAAGCAGAAATCATGCTTGGCGAGGTATCGACGACTGGTGATCCTGAGGGTGAACTGACTCGCGTGTCGACGCGGCAGCCATCTCGCAGTGAGGTTGAAGCGACGCTTGGTACGTTTGTGGGTGAAATTAAACAGCGCCCGCCGATATTTAGCGCCATCAAGATCAATGGCCGTCGGGCCTATCAGCTGGCACGTCAGGGTCAGCCGGTCGATATGCCAGAGCGCACCGTGTCGATTTATGCCTTGGAGCTTGTCACCTATGCGTATCCTCGCCTGGTGATTCGAGTACATGTTTCGAGCGGTACGTATATTCGGAGCTTGGCGGTTGATATTGGTCGGAAGCTGGGAACAGGGGCCTACTGCTGCCAGCTACGCCGCCAGGCTATCGCCGAGTATGACGTTGCCGAAGCAAAACCATTAGCGGATTTTGGGATTTTGTCTTGAAGTGCTATTATCAAAGCATGGGTAGGCAGACAGGTTTTACAATCGTTGAATTATTAATTGTGATGGTCGTGATCGCGATTTTGGCGACCATCGGTATTGTGGCGTATTCAGGCGTGCGCCAGGATGCTACTGATACTAAGATCCGTTCCATCGTCAAGATCGCCGGGGATGCGCTGCAGATATATGACACACAGAAACGAACGCTGCCGTCAGGACAGGGGACGTTCAATAACGCTAATGGCGTTGACTCGCTTGTACCGCAGTATATCCAGCCAGGATATCGTGAGGGTGTCAGCAGCAAGAACGCGTCTGGTCCGGATGATATTTTTGTCTGGTATCCGTGCAAAGATACCTCTGGTAAGATAACAGGTATTGCGGTATTTGCGGCCCTTAATTCCGCTAAGCCGCAGGAGGCAGCTCAGGTTAATGCGGTCAAGGCGACCTGCAACATTCCGGGCGCAGCCGTGCCGACTACGGGTAAACCAGCCTATAATTACGTGCAGACATTTTAGTAAATGCGGTTGATTTGCGTTTTTAGCGTAGCATTGGTATAATGACGAGGCTATGATTAGCAAAGACGATAAAGCGAAAGCAATTGCTTTGACTCAGGTCAGCAAGGACGACGTTGGCAGCCCGCAGGCGCAGGTGTCGATCTTGACGGCTCGTATCAAAGAGGTCACCAAGCACCTGAAGGCGAATAAGCACGACTTCATGGCGCGCCGTGGCTTAATCCAGATGGTTGGCAAGCGCAAACGCCTGCTCAGATACCTGGAGCGAACTGATTTTGAGAGTTATAAAGCGGTTGTGGCTGCCCTGGGTCTGCGTAAGTAGTCGCGCCTCGGTAGTTGTACGGATATCCACCTTGATATATCACGAGGTGGGTATTTTTATTTAGCGCGGTGTGGCTACAAAAACCGTCCGGCCGTCAGCTGCGCCGCCAAGGGTGCATGAATAGAGGGTAAGCTGTGGTTTGTTGGTTCGGTTTTCAATGTGAACGGCATCTGGCTTGACATCAAATAACTGAGATATGACGTAGGTATAGCGCTTGCCGCGGTAGTCAATGATTATTTCATCGCCAATGCGTAGTCTATCGATGTTGTAGAATGGTGATTTTTGGATGGTTTGCTGCGGCGTCAGGCCCATGATAAATCGGTGGGCCGACAAGACGAAGTTGCCGCCGTCGACTGGATTGCCATTCTCTGGTTGGCGCCACCACGCACCCCGCTCCATAGTCTCGGCGCCGCCAGTAGCGTACGGCACGTTAATGTCAATTTTGGGAATATAGAGACGATCCTCGGTGATGCTGGTTTCTGGCGTGGCGGCGAGAAGCTGGGTGGTTTCGTTACGCGTTGGGTTAATGAGCTGAGCACGAAAGAATGGACTAAACGCCGTGATGAGTGTGTAGCCGCCACCAGTGAGCATGATAATGGCCAGACTCATACTGAGCCATCGGCGGCGGTTTCTGGCGTGGGTTATCTGCTTCACTTGTTAATTGTAGCATGGGCGGGTTTTTCTGGCAGTATGGGTTGTTGCCTTATCGGAGTGGGTTGATCTATTTAGGGGTATTAAATTGACTTTTTATAGTTTTTATGCTAAATTACAGATTATGAGTGAATACGCACCGCGGGCTGATAAATTACCGCCAGATGTGGCTGACCAAGTGACAAAGATTGGTGAAGTTCTGGCTGCTGTTAAGAAGCAGCTTGGTCCGGATGGGGGACGGTTAAGTGATAGCCCGCTGCATCTTGAGAAGTTGGAAGAGCCGAGTGCTGATGATCATAATCCAAGGTTTACGAATGCGGATGATTTTTGGAAAAACGGCATGGATCCATCGCGAGCAAATTCGTCGCAAGACGGCTCTGATGCGTCTGAAAAACTGCCGAGTAAATTTGTTAATAATTTTTGGCAGTACTTTTTTCCGGATGAAATGTTTGAGAAGGATGAGCTGTTGGGCTCGGTTGTGCTAAGCAAACCACCGCGACAACGGTTGAAGCTGGCGGGAGGAGAGCTCCTCACATCGGTTCAGCAGTTGTTTGGGATGTTATTTGAGGATACCAATATTGATAGCCACAAACTTGCTACCCTGGAGTCAGCAGCTGGTGAAGAGCACCTTACCGATCTTAAGGAGGCAATGTTTATGCTCTATGTGCTGGCACTACATACGGTTACTCAACAAAATGTTATTGAGGCTGAGTGTTCAAGTGCGCATGAGTATTTGTGCAAATAGGAGTTCGGTATGGTAAGAAATATGAATGCAGAGCCACCAAGGATAAGTCGGCGCGGTCTATTATGTGGTGCGGTTGGGGCAGTGGCGGCCACAGCTGGTGGGCTGCTTATGAATCGTGGCGATGAAAGTCAACGGAGAGTATCGGTAGAGACGAATGCTCCGAAGCTTGATCTTGATTGGGCGTATGAGATATATGGCCAAGCCCGTGATATGTTTCGGCAATGTATTGAGGAGGCGCCCGTGTTTACGAGTGAGATGCCGCCGATATTGCCACCGCCCGCATCGGTATCTATCTCTCGAGACGGAGGTAGGCGTGGTTTTATGACGGGGGGTGCGCTACTTCGTAAGGCCGGTCATTCTGAGCGAGCAGTGATCGGAACAGCAGTCTCTTCGGATTTGGATGATGACAGTAGGGTGCGTGTAGCCGTCGCGTTTGAGCTGTTGGCGGGCAAACCCGAAGCTAAGATCGCTGAGCTGATGGCGGTTTGGGGAATTTCAAGGCGAGGTTTGCCGACAGAACGTGCCTTTCGGGACATATTGTATGAGATTAATCCGGAAGAGCTGATGTTGTCCTTTGTGCCAAAATCTCAGAGGCTACCGACAGCACCAACTAGCGAGCATCCGTATGAGTGGACTGCTATGCTGCCGGGAACGGAGAGTTTTAATGTGATACAACAAGTCGTTGGTGCGGCTGGCGGTAGTTCGCCGGAGACGTTGTCACCAACGCCAGAGGTTTTGGATCGAGTAAGTGAGCAGCTCGCTGCGGTTCGGGATGCGTTTGCTCAGGCCGGCTTCCTATAAAGCGTGCGGCGCTGTGATATAATAGATGGTACGAAGCATAACCCGCAGACGGTGATGGATGTGTGGTGTGTTGATAGTAAACCAGCACGCATGCACCTGTTACTGTCTTTGCGAGAAAGAGAGGATCTATGGCAATTATTAACCCGAGTGGTAAGGAGATTTTTTCGGTTACGACGGAATTATGTGGCCGGCCGTTGACGCTCGAGGTCAACCGTGTTGGTTTTCGGACGACTGGTAGTGTGCTGGTACGCTATGGCGATACGGTGGTCTTGGGCAGTGCTCAGGTGGGCAGCCGGCCGGTGCAATTGGATTATTTCCCGCTGTCGATTGATTATGAAGAACGGTTTTATGCAGCGGGTAAAATTTCTGGCTCGCGGTTTATCAAGCGCGAGGGTCGGCCGAGCGACGAGGCGGTGCTGGTCGGCCGGCTAATCGACCGTCCGATTCGGCCGCTGTTTCCAAAGGGCTACCGTCAAGAGGTGCAAGTCGTGGCGACGGTGCTGAGCATGGATCCGGATTTCCGCCCGGACGTGGTGGCGATGATTGCGGCGTCGAGTGCCCTGATGCTGACCGGGACGCCGTTTGACGGACCGGTAGCAGGGCTCCGCGTCGGGCGGGTGAATGGCGAGTTTAAGGCCTTTTTGACGCCAGAGGAGCGCCAGCAATCTGATTTGGATTTGGTGGTGGCGGGTATCGAGAGTGGCATCACCATGGTGGAGGCTGGCGCCGAGGAGGTATCAGAAGAGGTGATCGTCGACGCTATGGCCTGGGCGCACCAGATGATGCAACCGGCGATTCAGTTGCAGCGAGAGTTGGCAGCCAAAGTGGCGCCAGCCGCACAAGAATATGAATTAGTTTTACCTGATGAAGCAATTCAGCAGACGGCTGACGAATGGGTTGATGGTAAATTGGGTGAGCAAATTCGCCGGCCGTATCCGGAGCGCAATGAGCTGATTCGCGATATTCGTGCTGAGTTTCATGAAGCGATGGCCAAAAGACTTGGCATAGATGAGGAAGAATATAGCGAAGTTCGCAATGATTATGATGAAGCGTTCACGCTGGCATTGCACAAAGATGTTCGCCGCGGTATCGTCGAGGATAATATGCGTCCAGATGGCCGCAAATTAACGGAAATTCGCCCATTAAGTTCAGAAGTTGGTTTGTTGCCGCGAGCACACGGCTCAAGTCTGTTTACTCGCGGCGTGACGCAGGGTATGAATATCGTCACTTTGGCGCCACTGAGTTATGCGCAGCTGGTTGATACTATGGAAGTTAACGACGGCGAGCGGCGCTACATGCATCATTACAATGCGCCGGGCTACACGGTTGGCGAGGTCAAGCGGATGGGTAGCCCGGGCCGGCGCGAGATTGGCCACGGCTACTTGGCGGAGCGAGCCTTGACGCCGGTGTTGCCGAGCGAAGAAGACTTCCCGTACGCCATTCGCAGCGTTACCGAAATTATGAGCCAGAACGGTTCGACGTCGATGGCAGCGACCTGTTCGAGCTGTCTGGCGTTGATGGATGCTGGCGTGCCTCTCTCGGCACCAGTTAGCGGTATCGCCATGGGTCTGATGATGGACGGTGATACACCGTACGTATTGAGCGATATTGCCGATGCCGAGGACTTTGCCGGTGACATGGACTTCAAGGTGACTGGTACAGCCAAGGGCATCACGGCGCTGCAGATGGATATGAAAGTGCATGGTTTGCCGGTGGCAGTGCTGCGCCAAGCGATTGAGCAGAGTAAGGCTGGCCGGGCATTTATCCTTGACCATATGCTAAGTATTTTGCCAGCGCCGCGCGAAGCACTCAGCCCATACGCGCCGCGGATTGAAAAGCTAAAAATTGACCCAGATAAAATCGGTG harbors:
- a CDS encoding polyribonucleotide nucleotidyltransferase; amino-acid sequence: MAIINPSGKEIFSVTTELCGRPLTLEVNRVGFRTTGSVLVRYGDTVVLGSAQVGSRPVQLDYFPLSIDYEERFYAAGKISGSRFIKREGRPSDEAVLVGRLIDRPIRPLFPKGYRQEVQVVATVLSMDPDFRPDVVAMIAASSALMLTGTPFDGPVAGLRVGRVNGEFKAFLTPEERQQSDLDLVVAGIESGITMVEAGAEEVSEEVIVDAMAWAHQMMQPAIQLQRELAAKVAPAAQEYELVLPDEAIQQTADEWVDGKLGEQIRRPYPERNELIRDIRAEFHEAMAKRLGIDEEEYSEVRNDYDEAFTLALHKDVRRGIVEDNMRPDGRKLTEIRPLSSEVGLLPRAHGSSLFTRGVTQGMNIVTLAPLSYAQLVDTMEVNDGERRYMHHYNAPGYTVGEVKRMGSPGRREIGHGYLAERALTPVLPSEEDFPYAIRSVTEIMSQNGSTSMAATCSSCLALMDAGVPLSAPVSGIAMGLMMDGDTPYVLSDIADAEDFAGDMDFKVTGTAKGITALQMDMKVHGLPVAVLRQAIEQSKAGRAFILDHMLSILPAPREALSPYAPRIEKLKIDPDKIGAVIGKGGEVINKITSETGAEVDIKEDGLITIASPNGESIEKALNWIKSLVEEPEVGKIYEGKVVSIKDFGAFVNILPGVDGMVHISKLADHRVAKVTDVVKEGQTVRVKITGIDERGKINLTMIGL
- the truB gene encoding tRNA pseudouridine(55) synthase TruB; its protein translation is MDEVLLIDKPAGMTSFGVVARLRRVLSQAAGKKVKVGHTGTLDPFATGLMIIVTGKKCREADTFTKLDKWYEAEIMLGEVSTTGDPEGELTRVSTRQPSRSEVEATLGTFVGEIKQRPPIFSAIKINGRRAYQLARQGQPVDMPERTVSIYALELVTYAYPRLVIRVHVSSGTYIRSLAVDIGRKLGTGAYCCQLRRQAIAEYDVAEAKPLADFGILS
- the rpsO gene encoding 30S ribosomal protein S15, producing the protein MISKDDKAKAIALTQVSKDDVGSPQAQVSILTARIKEVTKHLKANKHDFMARRGLIQMVGKRKRLLRYLERTDFESYKAVVAALGLRK
- a CDS encoding sortase; translated protein: MKQITHARNRRRWLSMSLAIIMLTGGGYTLITAFSPFFRAQLINPTRNETTQLLAATPETSITEDRLYIPKIDINVPYATGGAETMERGAWWRQPENGNPVDGGNFVLSAHRFIMGLTPQQTIQKSPFYNIDRLRIGDEIIIDYRGKRYTYVISQLFDVKPDAVHIENRTNKPQLTLYSCTLGGAADGRTVFVATPR
- a CDS encoding prepilin-type N-terminal cleavage/methylation domain-containing protein; protein product: MGRQTGFTIVELLIVMVVIAILATIGIVAYSGVRQDATDTKIRSIVKIAGDALQIYDTQKRTLPSGQGTFNNANGVDSLVPQYIQPGYREGVSSKNASGPDDIFVWYPCKDTSGKITGIAVFAALNSAKPQEAAQVNAVKATCNIPGAAVPTTGKPAYNYVQTF